From Dehalobacter sp.:
GACATCGACATCGGCAATATCAATTGAGAGGATTTCAAAAGCTGTTCCGGAATCCAACCCTTTATTCAAAACGGCCTGGGATATCATGTCCGGATTTTCGAGGACATTGGCATGGGAAGAGGAACTGCCGATACTTGTTACTATGCCCTCTCCGACGCGTGCAATAATCGTTTCTTCACCAGCTCCGCCAACCAGACGGTCAATGTTTGCCCGAACTGTGACTCTTGCTATGACTCTTAATTCAATCCCATTTTGTGCAACAGCAGAGACAGTGGGTGTTTGGATAACTTTCGGATTAACGGACATTTGCACCGCTTGCATAATATCACGTCCTGCCAAATCAATGGCTGCGGCTCTTTCAAATTTAAGCGGTATAGCTGCTCTTTCCGCAGCAATTAATGCGTTAACGACCTTGTCGACATTTCCTCCGGCAAGGTAATGGGCCTCAAGCTGTGCCGGGGTAAGTCCCAGACCAGCTTTATGTGCTTTAATCAATGGGTTCACAATCCTGATCGGTGCGACTCGCCTAAGTCTCATCCCGATCAGCGTGAATATGCCGATATTAACACCGGCTGCCAAAGCCGAAATCCAGAGACCGACCGGAATAAACGTAAAGAGAACCATTAGAATAATCAGAACCAGCATAATCAGTATCACCGTTGTAACAAGTGCTGTTGTCATATGTTTTATGACCTCCTATTCATTTTCTTCCCTGCTCACAATGATTCTTGTACCCTCAACCGCGATGACCTTTATCGCAGAATCTTTCGGGATAAAACTTCCATCTGTGACGACATCGACCCGTTCCCCTTCAATCTGCGCTGTGCCTGCCGGACGGAGCAGGGTCAGGGCTTTTCCGGTTTTCCCGAGATAGTGTATATAATCTGTTTTGGGTGCTACGAAGCCTTCTTCGGTTCTCTGCTTTTCCCCCAAAGCTACCTTGCGCCAGAGTTTTTTCAGCCGACCTGTTTTATACCCAATATAGATCAGCAGCCCTGCCACAATAAGTATGATCAGAAGATACACGACACCCTCGGCGAACGAATCAGCCACTAAAAATACTCCGCCGATCATCATCAAAAGTCCGATGATTCCAGAGACGCCAAAGCCTGGAATAATGAATATTTCCAGAATAACCAGAATGATTCCTACAATAATCAGGGAAAGAGAAATCCCGACAAAAACATCCAAATTCACATCCCCCTTTCTTCGCTTATTTTAGCATAATTTTACTTTTCGGGCTATTCTTTCTTCGTGCTGTCACGCCAGATTCATGAATTCATTCGTAAAGACAGCCGTTTCCTAAACCTTACAATATCCGGCAATGATTAAATTCACCTTAGAGCTTATTCGATAATGTATGATTCATTCTGCATATTAATGATCTGCATTAATCATTTGTCTGCATTAATCATATCTTAAGCTTACTGCTTATAATAATAGTCAGAGGTGATATAAATGCCTGATTTATTAAAATATCTTCTATATTCCATTTTTGCTTTGGGAACGATTTTCCTGGCAGCAATAGTTTCTTGGGTCTTCTTGCTTCTCCTGGGCATCGGGATTTCCACCCGCGTCATCTATCAGAAATTTTTCAGCAAGAAGAAAAAGACCGCACTCGGGGCAAATGCCTTTCGCCAAGGGACGTGGAATAAAACTGCCAATGACAGTCAGCGGGAATATATGACTGTAATTGATGCGGATAATACAGAGAACGAATACCGGATACCGAAGATATAACAACTTTAAGGAAACCGTGTAAAACAAGAAGTCGATAACCAGTTCAGATAAAAAGCTCTA
This genomic window contains:
- the floA gene encoding flotillin-like protein FloA (flotillin-like protein involved in membrane lipid rafts); its protein translation is MTTALVTTVILIMLVLIILMVLFTFIPVGLWISALAAGVNIGIFTLIGMRLRRVAPIRIVNPLIKAHKAGLGLTPAQLEAHYLAGGNVDKVVNALIAAERAAIPLKFERAAAIDLAGRDIMQAVQMSVNPKVIQTPTVSAVAQNGIELRVIARVTVRANIDRLVGGAGEETIIARVGEGIVTSIGSSSSHANVLENPDMISQAVLNKGLDSGTAFEILSIDIADVDVGKNIGAQLQTDQAEADKRIAQAKAEERRAMAVAREQEMKASVQEMRAKVVDAEAEVPLALASALKEGRLGVMDYYNLQNVIADTRMRDNIAVTAKGDEPETTIPKK